The following proteins come from a genomic window of Trichoplusia ni isolate ovarian cell line Hi5 chromosome 16, tn1, whole genome shotgun sequence:
- the LOC113502123 gene encoding uncharacterized protein LOC113502123: MYALRSQYYPPQGGLPLMDEDALPRTFIHSIYKFGYCTPDVLQKVFLRKTSNVTLSDFQSTQAPYLYLLEDEGTQRFRLQCIVMKIFVPRKHLFRRSRLPMYYCQGELFLVYKLTFQRVELHEFYFRTLINMPSNFFFEFYHAPPL; this comes from the exons ATGTACGCGTTACGTTCCCAATATTACCCCCCACAGGGTGGCTTGCCACTGATGGACGAGGATGCTCTTCCTCGAA CTTTCATCCACAGCATCTACAAATTCGGCTATTGTACCCCTGATGTATTACAAAAAGTGTTTCTTCGTAAAACTAGCAACGTCACCTTGTCGGATTTTCAATCGACGCAAGCTCCTTATTTATAT ttattaGAGGACGAAGGTACCCAAAGATTCAGACTCCAGTGCATCGTGATGAAGATCTTTGTGCCCCGAAAGCACCTGTTCCGTAGGAGTCGTCTGCCCATGTACTACTGTCAAGGAGAATTATTCCTCGTCTATAAACTAACGTTCCAAAGAGTTGAACTGCACGAGTTTTATTTCAGAACACTTATTAACATGCCGTCGaatttcttttttgaattttatcatgCGCCACCTTTGTAG